DNA sequence from the Pungitius pungitius chromosome 3, fPunPun2.1, whole genome shotgun sequence genome:
ggggtcaggggtcaggggtgcagagttcacatgcAAAGATGCTTCGCTTCAACCGCGACTCTTTTGTTAGAGCTTTCAAGGtagcagtgattgacaggtgatgaCGGGgggcgtgtgccaggttgggtcaaagcATCCTGGTATGTGGGAGtctgggtttttaggataatgaaATTGAATAGCgtactgaatataaaattcagtttatacatttacacttatttaatattcattaaaaccttttttaaacttttttgaatGCATGGCAATTTCAAATGTACCTACTCTTCATCTATCATCATCCTCAATAAGTCAGCGTGATCATGTTTTAGACCTCATATGTGCAGATGTAAAGACATTGATGAGCCTGCTGATCACCATCGTCTTCTTCACAACAACAAtggtggtgatgaagatgatgaagatgaaggtggtggtggtggtcgaTGACAGGCTCTGTGTGGCCGTGTTTATCTCAGTGCAGATGTAGAAGAGCTGCAGTTCTTTGTCCTGGAACGACCCAGAAACAAAGAGCTCTTAGAGACCAACAAAGAGCTTCAGTGAGAGACAAAGAGCCGAGAGGTCAGCGAGCGCCACGAAGACGCCATCATCACCCCGCCCTCATGCAACATCAGCTCAACACACTAATGTCAGCATGGAGCCCAACATCAGCTGTCTGTGAACAAATGAGTCAAAGGTCCTCCACTCACTGTAATGCAATGGGGACATTTtcaatttgattattttaaatattttatgttgGTGTCTCTTTTTTGACATATGAATATTTCAGGGTTGTTTAATTACATTTGGCAGGGTAGACGATGCTACTTCTCTTTTAAGAAAccagcagtgttgggaaagttcactttctacatgaactagttcaaagttcagttcacacattttaaaatcaactagttcagttcaaacttcaaaatatttgaactaagttcacaattcagttctttttttcccatacgatgctgcaagctattatttttaaaaattattgccacagcccagaaccacagacagcaattatttgatcagttttaacactgaagctatgcatcagatttcatcttcacatccagttttgaatccttatccaaccagggttcacattagcattgaggggacattgttgctttaatgttgctgtccattcactccacactagcagcagctgcagcgttcacccctacagtacattctcacacacatgctgcttcaatggtcttttttaaataaggaataaaaacacgacagttatcgttaaggtgcaaatgtttataaagaaaggtcagattcctcccatcctcaccgaccttgtcagtaacttcataaaactcatttaaattattatatgctgtctctttgttacacgcagctgtcgcctccatccatttcttttttttgatgacgcatgcgcggtgcgacactgtgttgccagatcgggcctttttttccgctacttattaagacgcgtttacggtgtgttttctatagaaatctggcaacctatttgaacgatgttaacctgaaagaacgttcacagacaccagaatgaaggagttcacagtgacgttcatacagtacgttcagttcacgttatgaacgagttcatgaactatcgttcaatgaacgcgttcaggcacaacactgcaaaCCAGCCAGTgggtgatgacatcactgccAACTGGTGATTGGCCCACAGACAGCAGGTGATGATAAATGAAACCCTCATTGATAATTTAAAAgcttctctttgtgtctttaaCAGGAAGAGAAGTTTGTTGGTAGACGCTGAGCGACTGAAGGTGAGTGAAAGCACTGAATGTTTGTTTCTATCATCGAGTACTGTCTAATTAATGGTTTATTTCCTAATATTTCATGATGCTATTGATTGTCCTGATGCTActttgtgttttcaggtgacATCATCATGGATCTGCACATCATTGGTAAACTTTTCTCTGCTGTCGTTTTAGGATTTTTGTCTCATCTGCTGAGAAATTGAACAAAATCCATTGATTGCTAAATGGTTATTGATGTTTGATCTGTTTCCTTCAGAAGGACTGAATGAAATCCGTCCCTCCGTCTACCGAGTTGCGATGAAGCTTCTGTCTCTGCAGAGACTGCGTCACAGTGAGTGCACACTAAATACTAATACTTGATCTAATATGTATTAGTACACGTACATGTACTATGTTCATGTGTGTTGGGTTCCAGTGGACCAGGTGTTTTTTCGACACATCACGGCAGCCCTCCCCTCTGTGGGAAGAGTTGACCTTCAGCAGGAAAATGGCCtaaacagacaggaagtgacccagATTCTGAAAAGGATGTTCCACGGCATGTCACAGGAAGTAACTAGTCATGTGACTGAGGAAGCTCCAGAGGAGATCTGCAGTCTGATGTTCAGGCTCAACGATCGGTCTGActgtatattattatttttaactattACTATTATTCTTTATATCTGCATTTAATTAAATACTGTATCTCTTCCAGGAGTCAGTCTGGTTGCATCTCAACGGTTTCTCTTCAGACTTTTCTCATCGCTCTGTCAGCTGAACGTTTACTGGTTAAATACAGAGGTGAGAACCTGTCAGTCTGATATTATGTGTAGCTTAGAACAACgtgtccttcaaaataaaagccttatgTTCTCCAGCCCTCGTGAGGGTCTCAGGGAACGGTTCAGGATCAGTCAGCAGGTCTGGGCTCAGATCTTTGCTGCAGGACCTCAACCAGGTAATAACTGCACACAATAGATTTCCCAGCATGACCCTCTCTACTCCCTCGAACTCATGATGTGTTCAGGTTCCTGGGGCGGTGCAGGAGGAAGGAGTGTTCACAGACGTGGAGGCGGCAGTGACATCGTGTTTTCATAAGGTGACACACTAAACGGCTGTGGTCGATTGGTGGTCGTCGTGGTGACACATTACCTGTTTGTGACCACAGGTGTCGACCCCGACGGCAAATGAAGAACATGTGGTGTCATGGCTTCAGAGTGAGCCCCccctgttgctatggttacccaCCCTGTATCGCCTGTCAGTCAGTCAAAACGTTAGTCATGCTGTCCGCTGCCACACCTGTAAGACCCGCCCCTTTAGCGGGCTCAGGTGAGCCTGCACCATCCAACCAGAATACTTCATTCACAATTAAAACATCCCAACAAATGTGATGTGCGTTCAGGTATCGCTGTATGAAGTGTGTGAACGTCCACCTGTGTCAAAGCTGCTTCTGGACAGGGAGACACAAAACTCACCATCCAGTGCTTGAGTTCTGCACTCAGGTAACAAGACACAACCCATTCACACAGGTAATAAGAAACACCACCAGGTGACACAAGTACATCaaattgcattttgtttattttgtataatcacaaatgacaaatttgcctcagagggctttagtCTGTAAACATTCAACATCCTCTGACCCTCTAAAGGAAGCATAGAGGGGGAATACAATCGTTCGTTtatacacgcacgcacgcacgcacgcacgcacgcacacacacacacgtgaagtTCTGCTTTTGATCTTCTGTCCTCTTTAGCCTACCTGGAGAGAGTCTCTGTCCTCGTTAGTGAGCAGCGCTCGTCATGCCTTGTCACCACGGCGATACACTCAAGGACAGGCCCTCAGTGGGAGGGGCCTGATAAGGGTGGAGCCAGGGGAGGCTCTGGATAGGTGGGATAGGTGTGAATTCAAGTCGTCGCTGTTCAGACCCGTTTAATGACTTTCTGTTTCTCAGAGCTCGGCCCGCCTCTCGTGCCTCAACAAGACTGACTCCCTCAGCTGTCAGTCACACTTGCTCCTTTGACCAAGATGGAGCTATTGATCAACCTCCTTCATGTTCATCTAAAGCTCTGCAGACCCACAGCGACACGCCCCCGCAGCAGGTGACCTCTGATGACCTCACTGTGGGAATTCATCTATTTAACAAAAGCTAGAGCAAAGCTTGGTACCACAGATAACtattgtgtgttgttgttgttgatcatCAGCTGAAGGCATCAGTTCTGCTGAAGGAGGTCAGgaacctgcagagagacaaatgGTGAGAAACCAGAATGAACACACCTCCTTCTgcatcctcttctcctcccaaaTCACAAACTATggatttgcctcagagggctttacagtgagcacatgtgacttcctgtcccgaaaaaaaaccttcaacagGAAGGAACGTCCCGGATCTCCCCCGTGATGAAAGACGCTTCATGTGTagagaatgaacaacgtaaaagatgatTTAAAGACTGAGTAGTAAGCCACTAACGCTGGTTTATGATGACGTGAtacaatagaaataggaaaactgaaatgaagcttttcctatttctttttgaaagaatacagaaatgaaaaaatgtattttttgtaatattagttatagttgtaattgtggtattagcagtagaagaagaaaaaaactaaaaattagTAGTAGTACTAATACTATTAGTCATAGTAGTATGTTTACTAACATCAGTAGTAGTATTAATAGTATtgatagtaaaataaaaaagattttaattattatatattcaATTCTAAGAGCTAGAAGCTGAacattaatatttgaatggtttgGAGGAACTCTTACTCTtcatccttcttcttcatctgtcttCAGGCTGATGGAGCAACAGTTGCAGGTCTTAAGGCTCAACGTCCAATCAGAGCACGGCATCCTGGAGGACAGGTGCTCTGGGATGGAGGTTACAATGGAGACGCTGAAAGAACACAACCTTCGTCTGCAGCACTCGCTCATGCAGGTAAACAcaaaggtgcacacacacacacacaagccaaatACAGTAGATAGAAACACaccattatgtgtgtgtatctatatcTGTATTTACATGATGCATTGTGGGCGCCTGGCCTCACGAGGGTGAACAGCACGGATCCAAACTGGAAAAGAGAAGTCAAAACCAGGAGTTGAACATAACTTAGTTCATATGTTAtaaactgagagagagagagagaaggcaggtCTCTTACCCTGAGGCCAGTTTGCAAGACCGTCCTCTGCTTGATGTTTAAAAAGGCtcctgattgattgattgattcatgCCACCTGTGAGGGACAACCAGAGACACCTGGTTTGGGAACAggtagatacacacacaggtaaacatcaagctgcttgttcctcactgagagcaaaacactggactagatctccactctttgctgtcctgctgctagatggtggaaggagctctgtgatgacatcaggaccacagagagccttcacatcttcacactaaacactaacacactgtagaccttaaactggactcataatggatctgatctataacaagttgtacagTTTATTATCGGCTTATTGGAGGAAATTGAACTTTCTTGATCTTCTAAGTTTCTGCCTGACGTGTGATGTGAGACAGATGTTGGTCTTTCTTCAGGCTCTGAAGAAGATGGACGTTCAACAAGATGCAAACGATGAGCATCAAAACGTggacacagaggacacaaaGGACAGAGAGGTAATGGACACGGAGGACACAAAGGACAGAGAACAAATTTGGGACAGGAAGGACACAGATGACATAAAGGACACTATTGGACACTGTTGGAGCGAGGAAGAACTGCagcctcccacaatgcaccagtACACACCTGTGTCCCAGGACATCTATTATGAAGAGGATCCTGCAGGTGACTGGCTGTTCTGTCCAACAGGACAACAGGGGGGGGCACAGGAAGAGGTCCCTTGTCTGTCTGAAGGAGAGGGTTGTGGGAAGTGTAGTCCAGAGGAGCTACTGCAGGAGACTGCAGAGAGACTGAAGACTgtgatggagacggacaggttgagatacagacacacaggtgAGTCTTTGGCTCATGGCAGGTTCTATTATTATACATTCTTAAACAAAAGGACACTCACTCAACGGAATAGTCTGATGAACTTTGATTcaacaattattattaattaattattaatattaatcttAAAAAAGATTTCCTGTCTCCAGGTGAGaggaagggggcggagcttcttGTTGCTGCAGACCAGGTGTGTGACTCGATACGCCGCCTGGTGGACGCTGTGAGAGCTGACGCATACTGATGACTAACATTGAACTTTTATTCCACATAAACTTATTGAtctataaataaacaaagtgtaaatgtataaaaaaacgCTTTATCTGATGACATGTTTAGAAATACAGGatcattataataaaaataaagtcatcatccttttctatttcagtgcatttttaaattatcatatatattatatatgttacaatttttaaaaagctcaAATATCagcttttttcttatttcatgaaataaaaagtatatatttaaatcagaatgtatttattaattctacacacaaacacaaaatgacatttttatataGATGAGATGATTTCATTCTTTGCATCAGGATGGATCGTAGCACCTGCGGCCTGAAGAGGTAACAAACCACCTGACAGCTgacatgtgaccatgtgaccgAGCCGTCCCTGCAGGTTAAACAAGGGGCTTCACTGCCGGGTCCTGCTCTCCTGGGCTGTGAGGGTGGGCTTTTTCGCTGGTTCTCCTCTTGATGGAGGAGGGGCGTGTCctgtccctcctcccacccctgCTGTGAggaaaagggggcggggcttgagCTGTCCTCCCCCGCCTCCTGACTGTGTCCTTACTGAGCGAACCTTTGCCTTGGCTGAAGAGCTTGTtgaatgacctctgacctttaatTCTTAAGGAACCtatgcccccccgccccagcgGTCTTTTGGAGTTCAGGTCTGGACTAAGACTTGTGAAAAGCTGACGGGCACAcggcggagggggggtgtaGGGAACAAAGCCTTTCGGGTGGTTTTTCAGGATGCGGTTGCTGGTGGGGTTGTACAACCTGACAGGAAGCTGTTTGTatttgacctttaacccccgAGTGTCTAATGGACGCCTTTTCTTCCTACATCGTTTTAGGGCACAGCCTGTTGCAGGTGTGTAGGAGGGGGTGGAGCCTGAGGGGGAGCACAGCAGGTAGACCAGAGAGGTGCGAGGCTGCAGAGGTGTGACGATACCCAAGTACGATGGCGGCAGGCAGCGCCATGTCTGCCCCTCGGGAGTCCTCTCGACTGCTTCCTGATTGGCTGTAGGGACGCTGGGGGCCAGGGTCTCCGAAGTTGTTTGAGGGAGGGTTGGGACGACTAATCGTATCGTCTGTGTGCTGTGACTGACTTTGACAACCTGAAGGTAAAAATGCAGGTGATGAAGAATTTAACTTACAACTGATTGATGAACTGTTTGTGTCGCTCTCACCTGACACCTGGACGCTACTCTGAAGGCCCGCCCCTTTCTCCTCCTAACGTATGGTGAGGCATTGTCATTGCAGTCTAATAACGGCAGGATACTATTGGCTGGCTCTGGCTCCGCCTCCTTATTTTGGCTCCTCCTCCCGTACCTTTAAgcgttgaaaaagaaaaggtgtgtaTATACAAGAGTACAGTTATAAAACACAGGTGATGATGAATCCAAAATAGGTCAGTCTTTAATATACATGGCCAGGGACTCGGTGTCAAAGTAGCAGATGAATTTCCCCCGTCTGAACTGTCGGACCAGCTTGTCAACTTTTCCCTCGTCCTCCTGTTCAATCTGGGTCCAGGTTTTCCCCCTGAAGGATTCTGGGATATGTTCCGGAGCCGGTAAGACCTCCTCTATTGGTAAACTCCAGAAGCCCTGGTCCATTTGGGCCCTGCCGCTTGACCGCTGCTCACTGTGGAGGGCTGAATGTAGCTGGCAGGAGTAAACCGTGTCCTCCAAGGCCACCTGCGTGTCCATCAGACGGCTCAGGTCCCGCCCCCACGCGGGGCTGTCCTTGGGTTTTGGTCCTCTCTGTGAAAGCAGAAAACCATAAAATCTCTCACAATGGAGCCTCAACCACTCAAACCTCCTCTGGCTGGGACATGGCTACCTGCACAGGTGTGTCCCAGTCCTCACTttgtgtttccatggagacgggAAGGCTGAACTGGAAGCTGtgtgtcttctcctgctggtaGGGAATAGAACCGACACCATGGCAACACGCCTGGATCACCTGACGTTCAACCAAAACCTCCTCCATGGTCTGATCCAGACACTCGCTGTggcttctctccctctgccagGTGAAGGAGGACCGGGAACCAGGGTCTACACTAGGACCAGGTTCTGGACGCGGTGCTGAGGTGGTGGCGCTGGTTTTCCTCCTGTTTGTCTTCCTGTGGGCCTTCCTGTGAACAGGTGACGGGGTCTGTAATCGAGTCGACAGCATGTTCCAGGTGGTGAGGATGTCTccgtcttcctgctctctgattggtccagACAGCTCCGCCTGACTCCCAAACCCTGTAAATCCCTCTCCTAATTGGCTCTGTGTGCGGTTGTCTTCCTTCTGACTGACCGGTTGGTAGGCGGCGTTGTCAGAGCTGGGAAGAAGTTCACGGGTCTCCAGCGACTGCCTGTCATCGTCGTCACAGAAACGGATTTCATGAAGTTCTGAGGGGGGGCAGACTGGTGGGAGGTCAGCATGAGATGGCCTGTTGGAGAAACAAATCCGAACATAAAACAATTAAGATTTAAACGTGAGACAAAAATATCTGTTCTAGTCACCTCTAGTTTTGTAGCGGTGCGGGTGTGCTTGTTTTAGTTACCTGCGGTCGTTGTAGCGGTGCGGGTGTGCTTGTTTTAGTTACCTGGAGTCGTTGTAGCGGTGCGGGTGTGCTTGTTTTAGTTACCTGAGGTCGTTGTAGCGGTGCGGGTGTGCTTGTTTTAGTTACCTGGGGTCGTTGTAGCGGTGCGGGTGTGCTTGTTTTAGTTACCTGGGGTCGTTGTAGCGGTGCGGGTGTGCTTGTTTTAGTTACCTGGGGTCGTTGTAGCGGTGCGGGTGGTGCTGCAGCACATCCTGCAGGAAGCGCTCCAGCAGACTTAGTTTGGTTGTGCTGCTGATGGAAGAGGAGACGGTACTGGAGCCTCGGGACGATGCACGGACAGAATCCAGGTGTCTGAAACTGGACAGGTGCTGAGAGAAGAAGTTACGATGTTATTAATTATGATGGAACTGCTCTGGTCACATGacagcaggtgaacacatgACGTCTGTGTGAGGTGCACCTGGTTCAGGTTGTTGTAGAGGACTCTGCAGTATCCACAGTAACCCTGTCTGCTCGGCTCACACCTGGACGGACCTGGCTGACACTCCCCACTTATCCTGTCAGACAGGGACTAATGTAGTAACCATAGTAACGAGTGTGTGTCGCACACCTGTAAGATTCTCTAAACCCAAATGTAGTTGCACCTACTTTAATTCAAACATATTGTCTAGAGAGTTCACCTGTCTACACAGGCCCCATAACTCACCTGTTGAGAGATCGGCTGTCTATCTAACACAGGTTGGTCATCTGTTATGTTTATTAAAATCCACATTATAAATAGTTAAGTAGTAGTTAAAATGTTACATTCATCTTTGACACTCTTAACTGCAGGGCAAATAGAACATGCCAGTATTTTAGACCTAAGTACTGATTAATCAACAGGTAGACTCACCTGCCGGTGGACTCCTTCTTGTGGTCACCTGACgggcgcacacaaacacagtgttgtgaaataaacattacaCACATCACTGTGTTTAATTGTTTACCTTCACCACGTTCTGACATCCCGCGGACTGGTAATCTGGAACACATTCATATAAAATGACTTCAGCATAAATAATGTTAACAATATGTTAATGATATAAGAACCTCATACCTGGAGGCAGTGCATTCAGTGGGTCATCCAGCCAATAAGAGCGCTCCATGCTGTAACCAAGGGTAACCGAGTGAGAGTTCCAGCTGCAGAGTCCATGAGCCTGCTAAATATACCTAGGaatgtgtgtacatatacacacactatgTATATTTATACACCACAGCCATATTGTCTTCGGTACCTGCTGGACCAAAACGTAATGCACATTTTGGAGCCGATTGAAATACTAGATTTACTGTGATGACTGAGTCATGACAGCAGCTAAATGTACCCATCCACCTATTTATATTCAGGTGTTCCGTTATTAAAGTCTCACACACGTGTGAGCACGTTCATAGCCGGATTAGGTTAAAGTGATAAAGAAGTCACACTGGACTTTCTCGTATTTATTGAACAGAACCAGGACAAACTCAAAATAATAAATTCCGCTGAGAAGCGAACCATGTTTCTCATTGGCTGCCTGAGAGGAGCTAGCTGCTGAAACCATGGTGACGTGTTCCGGTTAGCGGGCAGCTAGCTGTACGCACGCGTGTCCCAATGACTCATTGGGTGGTTCGATCAAATAATCAACTATTGATACTCGATCAAGTTCACCTGTAGCAGTTTACCGTAATGTAACGTAACTGACCATCCGAGGCGCGCTGCAGTTTCCGGTGAGTTTCTTCTTCTGCGTCATTAAAGGCAGATTCTGGCTGAACGTTGCTGCCGCCAAGCGGCCAAGAAAATTAGTGTATTTATCACGTGCATTGAACAATACAGagtttattcatatttgtaaACCGTAAATATTATGTACAGATGAGTTTTGATGGGTTAACAGGTATGTTCTTTAATATGACATAACTGACGCCATTTAGGCTTTTCccaattaaataaaagacaagtCAGTTTTGCATTCAAGTGCTTTATTAACGCATTTTTCAGATCTTGTTGAAAGCGGCGACGTCCATTGACTGAACAAAGTCCTCAAATGCCAAGATGTGTTCCTCCAGGAGGTCTGTGCCCACCTGATACAGGaaaaacacaggtaaacaaaacaggaagtgaatgcAGGGGCTGGGGCTCAGGGGAGTGGTCTTACCTTGTCATCTTCCACCACACATCCGATCTGCAGCTTCTTGATTCCGTAGCCAACAGGGACGAGTTTTGCTGCAGGACAAGAGTGATTTTAGTGAACGGTAATCATCAGCCATGATCAATAACATGCGCTTTGATTGCAGCATTTTCAGACCAGGTAGTGACATCACGCATTCAGTTGAAAGATGGTGAGTTTGATCATCATCAAGGGTGCTTCAAGCAATCAAAAACTTAAGTGACTTGGTATTCTTACACTGCCCCCAGATGAGCCCGTCCATCTGAACACTGCGGACACACTCCTCTAGCTTGGACATGTCCGTCTCGTCGTCCCACGGCTTCACGTCCAATAGGATTGAAGATTTGGCGATGAGAGTGGGCTCTGGAGGGGGGAGGTTGTCAGTTAGTCACGGAAACTAGTCTGAACCTGGCATCACAGGAGCCAGGAGACTCTCAGGTAAACAAGGTGTACATCAGGCTGTCAGCCGAAAGATGGTGATTGGTTGATCATCATAAAGA
Encoded proteins:
- the dytn gene encoding dystrotelin, with translation MDLHIIEGLNEIRPSVYRVAMKLLSLQRLRHMDQVFFRHITAALPSVGRVDLQQENGLNRQEVTQILKRMFHGMSQEVTSHVTEEAPEEICSLMFRLNDRSQSGCISTVSLQTFLIALSAERLLVKYRALVRVSGNGSGSVSRSGLRSLLQDLNQVPGAVQEEGVFTDVEAAVTSCFHKVSTPTANEEHVVSWLQSEPPLLLWLPTLYRLSVSQNVSHAVRCHTCKTRPFSGLRYRCMKCVNVHLCQSCFWTGRHKTHHPVLEFCTQPTWRESLSSLVSSARHALSPRRYTQGQALSGRGLIRVEPGEALDRARPASRASTRLTPSAVSHTCSFDQDGAIDQPPSCSSKALQTHSDTPPQQLKASVLLKEVRNLQRDKWLMEQQLQVLRLNVQSEHGILEDRCSGMEVTMETLKEHNLRLQHSLMQALKKMDVQQDANDEHQNVDTEDTKDREVMDTEDTKDREQIWDRKDTDDIKDTIGHCWSEEELQPPTMHQYTPVSQDIYYEEDPAGDWLFCPTGQQGGAQEEVPCLSEGEGCGKCSPEELLQETAERLKTVMETDRLRYRHTGERKGAELLVAADQVCDSIRRLVDAVRADAY
- the zdbf2 gene encoding DBF4-type zinc finger-containing protein 2 isoform X2, whose translation is MSERGEGDHKKESTGRISGECQPGPSRCEPSRQGYCGYCRVLYNNLNQHLSSFRHLDSVRASSRGSSTVSSSISSTTKLSLLERFLQDVLQHHPHRYNDPRPSHADLPPVCPPSELHEIRFCDDDDRQSLETRELLPSSDNAAYQPVSQKEDNRTQSQLGEGFTGFGSQAELSGPIREQEDGDILTTWNMLSTRLQTPSPVHRKAHRKTNRRKTSATTSAPRPEPGPSVDPGSRSSFTWQRERSHSECLDQTMEEVLVERQVIQACCHGVGSIPYQQEKTHSFQFSLPVSMETQSEDWDTPVQRGPKPKDSPAWGRDLSRLMDTQVALEDTVYSCQLHSALHSEQRSSGRAQMDQGFWSLPIEEVLPAPEHIPESFRGKTWTQIEQEDEGKVDKLVRQFRRGKFICYFDTESLAMYGRRSQNKEAEPEPANSILPLLDCNDNASPYVRRRKGRAFRVASRCQVVKVSHSTQTIRLVVPTLPQTTSETLAPSVPTANQEAVERTPEGQTWRCLPPSYLGIVTPLQPRTSLVYLLCSPSGSTPSYTPATGCALKRCRKKRRPLDTRGLKVKYKQLPVRLYNPTSNRILKNHPKGFVPYTPPPPCARQLFTSLSPDLNSKRPLGRGGIGSLRIKGQRSFNKLFSQGKGSLSKDTVRRRGRTAQAPPPFPHSRGGRRDRTRPSSIKRRTSEKAHPHSPGEQDPAVKPLV
- the zdbf2 gene encoding DBF4-type zinc finger-containing protein 2 isoform X1, with product MSERGEGKQLNTVMCVMFISQHCVCVRPSGDHKKESTGRISGECQPGPSRCEPSRQGYCGYCRVLYNNLNQHLSSFRHLDSVRASSRGSSTVSSSISSTTKLSLLERFLQDVLQHHPHRYNDPRPSHADLPPVCPPSELHEIRFCDDDDRQSLETRELLPSSDNAAYQPVSQKEDNRTQSQLGEGFTGFGSQAELSGPIREQEDGDILTTWNMLSTRLQTPSPVHRKAHRKTNRRKTSATTSAPRPEPGPSVDPGSRSSFTWQRERSHSECLDQTMEEVLVERQVIQACCHGVGSIPYQQEKTHSFQFSLPVSMETQSEDWDTPVQRGPKPKDSPAWGRDLSRLMDTQVALEDTVYSCQLHSALHSEQRSSGRAQMDQGFWSLPIEEVLPAPEHIPESFRGKTWTQIEQEDEGKVDKLVRQFRRGKFICYFDTESLAMYGRRSQNKEAEPEPANSILPLLDCNDNASPYVRRRKGRAFRVASRCQVVKVSHSTQTIRLVVPTLPQTTSETLAPSVPTANQEAVERTPEGQTWRCLPPSYLGIVTPLQPRTSLVYLLCSPSGSTPSYTPATGCALKRCRKKRRPLDTRGLKVKYKQLPVRLYNPTSNRILKNHPKGFVPYTPPPPCARQLFTSLSPDLNSKRPLGRGGIGSLRIKGQRSFNKLFSQGKGSLSKDTVRRRGRTAQAPPPFPHSRGGRRDRTRPSSIKRRTSEKAHPHSPGEQDPAVKPLV